The window gtacaggttgcattaggcaactccaactcgtaggtgaccatgattagcgccagtcttcacgtgattatagtactagagcgtatattattacacccaatcttgttgtataggtcgcattaggcgactccaactcgtgtgctagcatagattgatgagcattagggccagtcgtacaggtcacattaggcgactccgacttgtgtgctagtATAGATTAATTGAAcacttgatttttttatattactgttgagatgttGTGATGTGGCATACTTCTTGATTTACAGTTGATTTGCATTGATTTCATACCTATACATAGTATGATTTTCTagaaactatacaggttttacggcgaaggGTTAGTATATTATGAAAATAAATGGATTTTATAagcctttgtttttgcccactcacccttctgtttttcacccctccaggtcCTAGATAGCTGAATTACTCTGTGGCGTACGAGGATTAGCTGGCAATTCTAACATATCCCTGTTTAAATGTAGGAACTGTTTCCGTTGTGTATTAGTTTCGACGACACTATTTGTCATCTATGCTCTGAATATTTGTATTCTATAGGTTTTACCCACAACTGCGCACTCACCTTATTAGTTCAAATAAGTTCTAGTttcggttttaatttattcacatttttttcaCCACTCACACTTTTGCTtacgtcaccttcgggtgacgGCCAACATGTCTCAACTCCGATCTGGGTGTGTCAGTAAAAGTAGTAAATATTTGGGGCTTTTAAATCCAGGTCCAAAAACATAGATGGttacatgtttttatttcttttatactcattttatattttctaaaaatattaaaaatcaattaaaatcttctaatatTGTGCATTTTCCTACTCCaagaaatataattaatatcttataacaaAAATACTAATATACTTTCATAAATCTATCTGCAAACCATTCAACCCTAACTCAAGTAATAattatatgaatgtatattatacctataagggagatatgaaacctaactaaaaggtagaaaaaacataatatacctacaagtAAGATACATTAATCTGCACGTgaaggttgattataaaaaagaatctgtcatataggtagataaatatGATTAACCTatgatataggttgattataaaaattaaaaataaaatttataaatgggGTTTGAAGcaggaggaagaacaagaaataacaaaaataaataaataatccaAGAGATAgttattgataataaaataattaaatttaagaaattggacttattttaataaactgGACCATTCTTACCGTTGACACAAAAAAATAGACTTATATTAAGTTTTCcctaaatattttgtaataatagGCCAATTACTTTTCTACTTTACAGTCATTttcaaatttgagttttatttgaatgtttataactagatgaatttttatttaagaaataaaaattgtaAAGGCCTATATCTTAAAAACCCTTATAACAATAACCTGTTTGCTATTGGGAATGGATAACGCACGATTGTCACAAAGACCAAATAACATCTTATGACCTATAGATACTATATATATAGCTGCTAGAGTATTTGCAATGGAGACGGTTTcatgataaataaaatatttgtatttttaattgAGGAAAAAAAGGCCCTGCGCACatgttgaaggaattattttgaaaaacatgttcatttgagcaacatcatatagcatgcaattaacaattaaaggcggaatcatgcttgtatgcacccaaaaacaaaacattaccatgaaattcaaagcctagtagattggtgaaccaataatcaactcaaaacaaagtgagttgaaatttttaCCTTTgtggattcctctttgcataagcaaaggctaatcacccaaagagatagggccttcattccttgcttcttagatccatggatttggatggaaaaataggttctctaagttcccaaaattgagaacctctaagtctcttcaccaaggttagattgtagaagaaatgagtgaccttggagtagtaggattgctagatgtaccctccaaggtgttggcctctttagagagaaaaatggagaaacaattctcaccaattttccccaaaaataaacccttttaatccttaatgaatatttggctataaagtcatttatatagtcacttctttaagtgacctaaataaccaaaaccctaattcatcaccatatggccggccacctaaggaattttgggcttttgggctttaatgaatctttattcattaaattgtcatacaacttaagttaatgggcttgacgttcgaagcccattaggccttaaggtccaaaactatccccgaggtctttaacgaacttattcgtttgattaattaacatattaattaatccttgccataaataaatgattaaaccatttaatcattcttactcatttccgtttaatctccaatctctaccttttatggtgtgcgatccattaggttccttttagcgaggtagtgggcgattaaaaccattttacatcgattgtgaattgaaactattttcaattctccctttagtgattacacacgtttagggcttccacaaaccatggttgacgcctagcagcatgtcatggttacccaagctaatcagaagaggttagagaacctattcagttcgggattacaaatgcaatacggtctttctctaatctaatactcttgaccacattgtttggtttgatagtttatttgttcatgtctactatccaatgtgaatcttgtgcttatatgatttacttgaatgtgatttggaacgcattccctaatctcattcatactctggccagagattctaaatcatatcatagagtattctccctcaactgtttgaaggttagagatcccttgttgcgcattcacttgtctccatagctaagtcacttgaccccaacgatgccgtggacaccccgagggggtgactttgacataatcaaagatcaaggacttaaccacaagacaactgtgatgcctcaggtcaaaggactactttgcattatcccaaccatgagttcttatgtgacatggaatatgagaactcttcgttgatcacgttcagtgtactcattctctattgagcacctacgtacttgtcttgatgtcacacacaccaatgactcgagactaatcactctccctgagagaagacatagtacgtaccgatcttaacggactatcaatgcccaattgacaatcctatgatcaggaacatttaggatgtgtctacgaaagaatggtctcatgaatctaacttcattagattacattctcccaattacatattccttggactttatcgtttaagcatataacatttatatgagacggctcaaacaataatctttgccctttatatgtaaaactagattagtttaacatgtgaaatgtccgtaaagtatcatcacatgattggctttagggcacatttccaacacatgtGTCATGTAAAACAAATCAAAAAGGCAAGAAGGCGCATCCAAAGGCGAAATTACCAAACAATCTTTGCTACTTGGAAGTGGATAATGTATTTTCCATACCAAGCATCTTCAGTCTTTTGACCTATCGCAACTGAGTTAGCTAGCTTCACTTCAAGTTGGcattcatattttcattcaaTATTCATTGAATTTAATGAGTTATTTAAGCAAATTCAATCTTAATTAAACATCAAACGACGCCTTATGGTAATAAAATTTGCTCTTGCAGGtgaatataattatataagtCGTCTCTTAACATAATGATTCATCTAACTACTCGGGAAGGAGAATTATGCAATGATTGTAATGTATTACTTTGTTTCAAAAACATTGAGCATGAGAACGTGCCCCCTCCGAACTCCATGCACCTCTACTcctctatatatacatgttgaattATCTGCAACTGGGGTTAGTTTCACGAGAAATAACATATATACATACGAtgatattgaaaaaaattactttGCATGCATGTTACGTAAAACAACTTCGTACTAAAACTAAAAGCTTTTTAAGTTTATACTCAATACCAAACGGACAACATATGCTGGATATAGATTAATACTATGATGAAGCATTCATAGCTTTAAAGTTGATTGCCAGACTGTTATACTAACTTTTTTTACGGAACACAAAATCACTCTGATTCATGATTCTGAACATTATTAGTCAGCGGCGGGGCTGATGAAGTATCCAGAGTTTCAAAAGTTGATCAACTAAGCCCAAATACTACATCATATATTTCCCCTGAAGACTTTTCATGACCGCAGGGACGAACCGTTCTGAACATTAATATTTGGTGATCGTGCTGATCTAGAATTCTGAGTTTTCCGAGCAACTGAAACTCgagtattttgtttttcttgcatGGCCCTGAAATTatatctttttcctttttcaaaaaatataacCGATGCTCATACGTAAGGAATCCTAACTTattcaaaatcaaatccaaccaaaaCCTCCATAAACATGATGACATCtgcaaactaaaacaaaatgaggCAAGCAATAAGGGCGAGGGATACATGCATAAAGGAAAGGAGAAATCCAGAAAAAGAGATTAAAAACcataaaagaataaaattaaATCCATGATTTATAGGTGAGAGTGAGATGTGTATTATATGTGGGTGAGATTGAAATAAAATGTGTTTGTTGACTGTAATTCTGATTTCGAAGCGAATTTTTCGTACAAAGTCTACCTGCAGTGTTACACTATATGATGCTGGAATGagaatttttcttatttaacaCAGACACTTAATTTAtagagttaatttttttttacataaacccACTTTTTTACATAAACATTCAAATGAATCATGACATTGaatatatttttcaattcaCATAAGTTTATGCATTATGCATACATTTAATGGTAATAAGTTGTATAATAAATGTAGATAATAAGTTATAAACCCAAGGTCAAAATGCCATTAGGGGAATTATAGGCATCCGAAGATACAAATTAAGTGAAGTCAAACTTAATTAATGAATCTGCTTAGTCGGACACTAGTCATTGGGttttttgttaagaaaaaaaaaatactattgtgtgttttaaataaaaaaaattcaagggataaagtcatattttttcGATTCCATCTTATTATATATACACGGAGCTAAACATAATGAAGCTTTTTAGATGTACGATGTATGTACTAGTTAAAAGTAATGGCTATTTTTAACATTGGGTAGTAGAATGGGTAGTGCtaatccacacacccatttttatttcACCTATCCCTTTCAATTTTCGatcgtcggatcgaatgaattgaagaagaatattgaaaaaacaaaggtgtgtgcaagtaaaaaaaaagtgtgtgaatAATACTATCCTAGTAGAATTTGCTCTACAGGTAAATGTAAGTCTCCTTTTAAACATAATGAATCATATAACTATAAGGAAAGAGAATTACACAATAATTGTAATgtattattactttttttttatcaaaaataatattttacactaaTTTACACTAAAGAGAGTGGGACGATTTGAAATGGCAACACATTACGTTGAAGAGCAATACTCTAACCACTAGAGAAATTCACCACTTGCTTATAATGATTACTTTGTTTCTAAGTTAACTTCCacgataaataaaaaatatacataCGTACgatgaaatgacaaaaaaaaaaaaaaactatgcaTGCATTTTACGTAAAATAGCTATCGGAGCTAATTGTATACTCAATAACAGATGCtgaatatatattaatattataatgaAGCATTCACAGTTTCAAAGTTTGATCGCACGTTCTTAAATTAAAATCTCTTACAGAACACATCAGAATTGCACTGATGAACTATTCTAAACATTAACAGTTTATGTCGGTACTGATGAAGTATTCAACGTTCCAAGAGTTGATCATCTTAGCGCAAAACCACACCAGACACTCCTCCTAAATACTTTTCATGACCTTATCGACAAACCATTATGAACATTAATAATATTTAGTGGTCATGCTAATCTAGAATTCTGAATTTCGTGAACGTTAAAGTATTTGGTCTTTCTTGCATGGCATTGAAATTATCTTTATCCTTTTTTCAGAAAATGAAACGGATCTGTATCCCCAAGGAGTCAAAACTCATTCAAAACACAACCAAGCAAGCAATAAAATCGAGGGATGCATTCcataaaggaaaagaagaaatccagaaaaaaaaaagagcttaaaaaaaagaaaaaaaaggataaaaaatataatttcacaaaaaacaaCAATTGCAGTCACCAAATGCGCCTTACAACGCAGCGTGGATTTGTCGTTTATTTACTCGGACGGGGCCCACCCGGGTTTCTAACACGTGGGAAACGGCCGTTACCAGTTTCGGTACCTCTTGGCCGCAATCCCAAACGGCGACTCAATACCCCGTTGCGGGTCCCACACCagcctcttttcttttctgtaaaaaaataattaaaaaaaattgaattaaaatattattttctcaccCTTTATATATATGCATTATTTAATACATTACTCTCCCACACAGCGAATATAACCAGAAGCAAAAGAGAGAGAATCTAGagctagagagagaaggaggaggaggaggaggaggaggaagaagaagaagagcagGTGGGGCAGAACGCACCGTCTTCTTCTCATCAAATTCGTAAGCTTTTTTTTGCTCTGCGTTCTTGGTTTTCTGAAGCTTTCTGTTCATTTTTTGCCAtggtttttgctttttttttgggGACGAGCTGCATGATTTGATGAGTTCCAGGTggttaaaaaatgaaaagagcAAATGGGTTCTTGGATGTTGATGGGAAATTTGAAATGGATCTCTCTGTGAATTTACTTTCGTGAAAGAAACGTTCTTTGTGGTTGGATTTAGCTGCTGCATTAACGTTCTGATTGCTGGGTGGGAAGTGGATTAATCGGTTTTCAATTGATTGTgttttcgtttttctttttctgtactTTTTCCATTCAGGAATCCGAACCATAAGATCTTAATTGGGTAAATTTTATCTATGGGAACGGATTGGATTTGTGCATGcaagttttttatttcttacttGAATTTTCAGCTGTTTTACTTGAAATGGATGAGTGAGGATTTTTTGATTAATATGGATATGCCCTTGATCCGAAATGCATTGTTGCATGTGGTTCTCTGTATGGGAAATTCGGATTTCGGGCGGTTTTTTTCTGGGATTTGTATTAGCGCCCCCCACACATGAACATGTTATATAAGTACTGGAATTTTGATTTATCTGTTATGCTGTGTGTTTTTTGATATGTGAAATCGTTATTTGTGTATCATGAGTTAATTTGAGGATGATCTGTGTTTGGCAGATTATTGGTTTGCATGTGGGAGTAATTAAGGCGTATGAATTTCGTTTTGTATACTCATCATTGATTTTGTTTTGATGGATACCAAAGGAAGGGTTTCTTCACCACCGGTCGAGTTGGAGAATTCCAACAAGATGTTGGAAGGTCCTTCCTATCTTGTGTCAAGGGAGTTGCCCAGCTCTTGTGAGCAAGAGAGCAAATGGATTTACAATACTCACCGTGTTATGGAGCTCTCAAACAATAAGCGCCCCATTGAAGACGATGATGAAATCACATTGAGGAAGGTATGCAAGCTATCGGATGCTCTTCTGGGAGGGGATGTGATTATGGATCTGAATGGTCTTCCCCCTGCCAAGGACCAGTCAAATGACGGGCATCAGGGAGGTGGCAATTCTGATTCAAGTTCACTGATCCACCAACTTGGCCGGGATATCTCAATCAACTGTCTCCTTCGCTGCTCGAGGTCTGATTATGGCTCTATTGCCTCGCTGAATAAGAACTTCCGCTCTCTGATTCGGAGTGGGGAGCTGTACACACTGAGGCGGAAAGTGGGCATTGTTGAACATTGGGTTTACTTCTCTTGCAGCCTCCTGGAATGGGAGGCATTTGATCCAGATCTCCGACGTTGGATGCATTTACCTAGAATGGCGTCAAACGAGTGTTTCATGTGTTCAGACAAGGAGTCGTTAGCCGTTGGTACGGAACTTCTTGTTTTTGGAAAGGAAATAACGTCCCATGTTGTTTATAGATACAGCATTTTGACCAACACATGGTCATCGGGCACTGAGATGAATACACCTAGATGCTTGTTCGGTTCTGCAAGCCGTGGGGAAATTGCAATTCTCGCAGGTGGTTGCGATCCACGTGGCAATATCTTGAACTCTGCTGAACTTTATAATTCCGAAACAGGAACTTGGCTGACTCTTCCTAGCATGAATAAACCTAGAAAAATGTGCTCTGGGGTATTTATGGATGGGAAGTTTTATGTCATTGGTGGGATAGGAGTGGGCGACCAAAAGCAACTTACGTGTGGAGAGGTGTACGATTTGGGGAAGGGGACTTGGACTGAGATACCTAACATGTTCCCTGGAAGAAACGCTGGGGCACCTGAGGCACCTGCTGCAGCTGCGGCACCTCCTCTTTTGGCAGTTGTAAATAACATATTGTATGCTGCAGATTATGCAGAACAGGAGGTTAGGAGATATGATAAGGAGAGGAACATGTGGATCACTGTTGGGAGTTTGCCTGAGCGTGCAGCCTCGATGAATGGTTGGGGAATAGCATTTAGGGCATGTGGAGATCGGTTAATTGTAATTGGTGGACCTAGGGCCTTAGGCGGAGGGACAATTGAACTTAATTCTTGGGTCCCTGATGGAGGCCCACCACAGTGGAACCTGCTTGCTAGAAAACCTTCTGGCAGCTTTGTGTATAATTGTGCGGTGATGGGATGCTGAGGGCTGAGGCGTCCGGTTTCAGTGGCACCGTCTACGCTGCATGGAATCCTGGGTAGAATTTGCAATCTTCAGTTTTCAAGGAAATGGTAATCTCGACCCTCCTTTTTGGGGAAATTCAGGTTTTAATTTAGAGTCATAGATACATTCACAGAAGAAGGCCTGAAGagttattttcctttttaatcTTTTAAACTTTATTGTgtctcatcttttttttttctttttccctttggTAACTTTTAGAGTTTTCGGAAAGGTTGGCATCATGTAGAACAGAAAAAGGTGAATAAACTGAAGTACTGGTACATGTTTTAGGTTTTTATGACTGTTTTCATAAGTTTTATTGAAAAATTGCAGAATTGTGTAATGGTTCAAATTTTGCATTTCGTTTATTTCCTAAGCTTATATTTCCAAAGCCTCTTTTCCCCTCCCATTTTGGAGGACAGAAAAAGGAATGACTTCCGTTTCTGATATAGATTTATATTCTTATGTTCCTTCTATATGTTTTCACTCACTGCTGTTGCCCAATCCGAATGGACCCTAAACTATAATGTAGGTTGGAGGAACTTCTTTCGATCCGTATGAAGAACTTTAATTTGAATTacccctcttctttttcttgtgaacttgatttctttctttctatctttttgtaatggaaattttgaagttaaatgtttacaacactttGGTTGCTCAGTTTCATTGCTAAAGTTGAATTCTTTGTGGAAAACTTCGGTAGGCTTGTATATTTGTCCAGAAAGTAACTTTTATGTATTATTTTCTTGACATAGATGATTAGCCTTTCCATGTTGATCAAATTATATGAACAACGTGGAGAGATACTTAAATGAGAACAATATGGTTTGATgcaaatatatatgcatatgttaTGTAGTAAATGTGGTTGGTCATTACAAGTTAAACTAAATCCATCTTTTGGATCTGGTTTATCAAGTTGGAATCGCCATGAGCCGAAGTGAACACAGGACTCCATTGACGATGCCTTTGCTCATTGAGTGTGCATCTAATGAAATCCTGGCATTATTTTCAAGGCCTCATGGCATTTTTGAAGCAGGAATAATGATTTATAAGCCTCATAGATGACTCTTGTTCTCAGAGAACTAAATCCTGAAAGCAATTGCACGGTGAAATTTACTTCAGTTTTGTCTGCAACGAG is drawn from Malus domestica chromosome 14, GDT2T_hap1 and contains these coding sequences:
- the LOC103455335 gene encoding F-box/kelch-repeat protein At1g74510 translates to MLEGPSYLVSRELPSSCEQESKWIYNTHRVMELSNNKRPIEDDDEITLRKVCKLSDALLGGDVIMDLNGLPPAKDQSNDGHQGGGNSDSSSLIHQLGRDISINCLLRCSRSDYGSIASLNKNFRSLIRSGELYTLRRKVGIVEHWVYFSCSLLEWEAFDPDLRRWMHLPRMASNECFMCSDKESLAVGTELLVFGKEITSHVVYRYSILTNTWSSGTEMNTPRCLFGSASRGEIAILAGGCDPRGNILNSAELYNSETGTWLTLPSMNKPRKMCSGVFMDGKFYVIGGIGVGDQKQLTCGEVYDLGKGTWTEIPNMFPGRNAGAPEAPAAAAAPPLLAVVNNILYAADYAEQEVRRYDKERNMWITVGSLPERAASMNGWGIAFRACGDRLIVIGGPRALGGGTIELNSWVPDGGPPQWNLLARKPSGSFVYNCAVMGC